From one Micromonospora siamensis genomic stretch:
- a CDS encoding aldo/keto reductase, with product MQQRPLGRSGLAVSRLALGTMTWGRDTDADDAAAQLKSYLDAGGNLVDTADVYADGDAESVIGSLLGGLVPRDELLIATKAGLRPGSGRRRDGSRGHLLRTLEASLRRLGTDHVDLWQVHGYDPYTPLEETLSALDHAVSSGRARYVGVSNFAGWQTARAAAWQAAWPGRAPVVAAQVEYSLLERGVEREVLPACEAMGLGVLPWSPLGRGVLTGKYRNGRPADSRAVSPHFERFVASYLDPRCSSIVEAVATAAGGLGVSPLEVALAWIRDRPGVTAPILGARTVGQLLGALQVERMTLPDEIVTALDDVSAMPVGYPERDG from the coding sequence ATGCAACAGCGACCGCTCGGCCGAAGCGGGCTGGCGGTTTCGCGGCTCGCGCTCGGCACCATGACCTGGGGACGGGACACCGACGCCGACGACGCGGCCGCCCAGCTGAAGAGCTACCTCGACGCGGGCGGCAACCTGGTCGACACCGCCGACGTGTACGCCGACGGCGACGCCGAGTCCGTCATCGGGTCGCTGCTGGGTGGCCTGGTCCCCCGCGACGAGCTGCTCATCGCCACCAAGGCGGGGCTGCGGCCGGGCAGCGGACGCCGCCGCGACGGCTCCCGGGGGCACCTGCTGCGCACCCTGGAGGCGTCGCTGCGCCGGCTCGGCACCGACCACGTCGACCTGTGGCAGGTGCACGGGTACGACCCGTACACCCCGCTGGAGGAGACCCTGTCGGCGCTGGACCACGCGGTGTCCAGCGGCAGGGCCCGGTACGTGGGGGTGTCGAACTTCGCCGGCTGGCAGACCGCGCGGGCCGCCGCCTGGCAGGCCGCCTGGCCCGGCCGGGCCCCGGTGGTCGCCGCCCAGGTGGAGTACTCACTGCTGGAGCGGGGCGTGGAGCGCGAGGTGCTGCCGGCCTGCGAGGCGATGGGGCTGGGGGTGCTGCCCTGGTCGCCGCTGGGCCGCGGGGTGCTCACCGGCAAGTACCGCAACGGCCGTCCGGCGGACTCCCGGGCGGTGTCGCCGCACTTCGAACGCTTCGTCGCCAGCTATCTGGACCCGCGCTGCTCCAGCATCGTGGAGGCGGTCGCCACGGCGGCCGGCGGGCTGGGTGTCTCGCCGCTGGAGGTGGCGCTGGCGTGGATCCGGGACCGGCCCGGGGTGACCGCGCCGATCCTGGGGGCCCGGACGGTGGGGCAGCTGCTCGGCGCGCTCCAGGTGGAGCGGATGACCCTGCCCGACGAGATCGTCACCGCCCTCGACGACGTGTCGGCGATGCCGGTCGGCTATCCGGAACGCGACGGCTGA
- a CDS encoding GntR family transcriptional regulator, giving the protein MQINPGAAEFPHRQIAAQLKAQVRRGDWAPGERLPSIPAIAEMFGVAKQTVQRAVDQLRVEGILITKPGSGTYVRGTRRRLNRLSRGRYGGFRGYHTDLAARYRQQLVSVGRSPAPPEVADAFGVADGTDLLCRRHLVRTEDSPVEVGASWFLPADTAGTSLERAEAFGRPLYQEAEEATGRRYATATDTISARQPSREEAETLQIRPDTPVLHLLHVAYDAHHKPIEVAQATWPGPMTTLTEEYKIPGPVPEQDPDPGLVLG; this is encoded by the coding sequence GTGCAGATCAACCCGGGGGCCGCCGAGTTCCCCCACCGGCAGATCGCCGCGCAGCTCAAGGCCCAGGTGCGCCGCGGCGACTGGGCGCCGGGCGAGCGGCTGCCGTCCATCCCGGCCATCGCCGAGATGTTCGGCGTCGCAAAGCAGACGGTGCAGCGCGCCGTCGACCAGCTGCGGGTCGAGGGCATCCTGATCACCAAGCCCGGCTCGGGTACGTACGTCCGGGGCACCCGGCGGCGGCTCAACCGGCTCTCCCGGGGACGGTACGGCGGCTTCCGCGGCTACCACACCGACCTGGCCGCCCGGTACCGGCAGCAACTGGTCTCGGTGGGCCGCTCCCCCGCCCCGCCGGAGGTCGCCGACGCGTTCGGCGTCGCCGACGGCACCGACCTGCTCTGCCGCCGGCACCTGGTGCGGACCGAGGACTCACCGGTCGAGGTCGGCGCCTCCTGGTTCCTGCCGGCCGACACCGCCGGCACCTCCCTGGAACGGGCGGAGGCGTTCGGCCGACCGCTCTACCAGGAGGCCGAGGAGGCCACCGGCCGCCGGTACGCCACCGCGACCGACACCATCAGCGCCCGGCAGCCCAGCCGGGAGGAGGCGGAGACGTTGCAGATCCGCCCGGACACGCCGGTGCTGCACCTGCTGCACGTCGCCTACGACGCCCACCACAAGCCGATCGAGGTCGCCCAGGCCACCTGGCCCGGGCCGATGACCACCCTCACCGAGGAGTACAAGATCCCCGGACCGGTTCCCGAGCAGGACCCGGACCCGGGCCTCGTCCTGGGCTGA
- the mshC gene encoding cysteine--1-D-myo-inosityl 2-amino-2-deoxy-alpha-D-glucopyranoside ligase, with product MESWAGHEVPRLPGEGSTLGLYDSARRSVQPSRPDGTAAMYVCGITPYDATHLGHAATMITFDLVQRMWRDAGLTVRYVQNVTDIDDPLLERANRDGEDWKVLAMRETALFREDMEALRIIPPAHYVGAVESIPDIAEKVEVLLKDGAAYRLDDGTGDVYFDISAAPRFGYESNLSRAEMLEIFPERGGDPDRAGKRDPLDPLLWRGAREDEPSWPGGELGAGRPGWHIECAVVALNLLGDRIAVQGGGNDLLFPHHECSAAHAERLTGQTPFADHYVHAGMIGLAGEKMSKSKGNLVFVSRLRADHVDPMAVRLALISGHYRADRSWTDELLTIAEQRLDRWRRAAAAPAGPSGAELLAGVRARLADDLDTPGALAVADAWADRALAGAADDTDAPKLFADTIDALLGIRL from the coding sequence ATGGAGTCTTGGGCGGGTCACGAGGTGCCACGGCTGCCGGGTGAGGGCAGCACCCTGGGGTTGTACGACTCGGCGCGGCGGAGCGTCCAGCCCAGCCGCCCCGACGGCACGGCCGCCATGTACGTCTGCGGCATCACCCCGTACGACGCCACCCACCTCGGCCACGCCGCCACCATGATCACCTTCGACCTGGTGCAGCGGATGTGGCGCGACGCCGGCCTGACCGTCCGGTACGTGCAGAACGTCACCGACATCGACGACCCGCTGCTGGAGCGCGCGAACCGGGACGGCGAGGACTGGAAGGTCCTGGCCATGCGGGAGACCGCCCTGTTCCGGGAGGACATGGAGGCGCTGCGGATCATCCCGCCGGCGCACTACGTCGGCGCGGTGGAGTCCATCCCGGACATCGCCGAGAAGGTCGAGGTGCTGCTCAAGGACGGTGCCGCGTACCGACTCGACGACGGCACCGGCGACGTCTACTTCGACATCAGCGCCGCCCCCCGGTTCGGCTACGAGTCCAACCTGTCCCGCGCCGAGATGCTGGAGATCTTCCCCGAGCGGGGCGGCGACCCGGACCGCGCCGGCAAGCGGGACCCGCTGGACCCGCTGCTGTGGCGCGGCGCCCGCGAGGATGAGCCCTCGTGGCCGGGTGGCGAGCTCGGCGCGGGCCGCCCCGGCTGGCACATCGAGTGCGCCGTCGTCGCGCTGAACCTGCTCGGCGACCGGATCGCCGTGCAAGGCGGCGGCAACGACCTGCTCTTCCCGCACCACGAGTGCTCCGCCGCGCACGCCGAGCGGCTCACCGGTCAGACGCCGTTCGCCGACCACTACGTGCACGCCGGCATGATCGGCCTGGCCGGCGAGAAGATGTCCAAGTCCAAGGGCAACCTGGTCTTCGTCTCCCGGCTGCGGGCCGACCACGTGGACCCGATGGCGGTCCGGCTGGCGCTGATCAGTGGGCACTACCGCGCCGACCGCTCCTGGACCGACGAGTTGCTGACCATCGCCGAGCAGCGGCTGGACCGCTGGCGGCGGGCCGCCGCGGCGCCCGCCGGGCCGTCCGGGGCCGAGCTGCTGGCCGGCGTACGCGCCCGGCTGGCCGACGACCTGGACACCCCGGGTGCCCTGGCGGTGGCCGACGCCTGGGCCGACCGGGCGCTGGCCGGCGCCGCCGATGACACGGACGCACCGAAGCTCTTCGCCGACACCATCGACGCCCTTCTCGGCATCCGCCTGTAA
- a CDS encoding hemerythrin domain-containing protein: MSVPLPPLPPAADDTYRPGGRSMADLVDREHRQLLELCDEVTAADATPQRRRGVLEVLTAAVSRHLSAEEQYLFPAARAAVPASADLVDREIQADGALLTALKGLAGPEDEALADVVDRVRRHVGRVTALVTPLREVATDAELIRLGNRWQIAEEAAPTRPHPGTPATPPWNRIVEPAVGVVDKVRDAVSRRRTYLADLDREPRR, translated from the coding sequence ATGTCCGTACCCCTGCCGCCGCTGCCGCCGGCCGCGGACGACACCTACCGGCCGGGCGGCCGGAGCATGGCCGACCTGGTGGACCGGGAGCACCGGCAGCTGCTGGAGCTGTGTGACGAGGTGACGGCGGCGGACGCGACGCCGCAGCGCCGCCGGGGGGTGCTGGAGGTGCTCACCGCCGCGGTGTCCCGGCACCTGTCGGCCGAGGAGCAGTACCTCTTCCCCGCCGCCCGTGCCGCGGTGCCGGCGAGCGCCGACCTGGTCGACCGGGAGATCCAGGCGGACGGCGCGCTGCTCACCGCGCTCAAGGGGCTCGCCGGCCCCGAGGACGAGGCGCTGGCCGACGTGGTCGACCGGGTCCGCCGGCACGTCGGCCGGGTCACCGCGCTGGTCACCCCGCTGCGCGAGGTGGCCACCGACGCGGAGCTGATCCGGCTGGGCAACCGGTGGCAGATCGCCGAGGAGGCGGCGCCGACCCGGCCGCACCCGGGCACCCCGGCCACCCCGCCGTGGAACCGGATCGTCGAGCCGGCGGTGGGGGTGGTGGACAAGGTCCGCGACGCGGTGAGCCGCCGCCGGACCTACCTGGCGGACCTGGACCGGGAACCGCGCCGCTGA
- a CDS encoding histidine phosphatase family protein produces MVTVATLLLLRHGRTTANADGGLAGRQPVELDDTGRAQAAAVGERLKGLPLAAVVTSPLIRCRQTLDLALPQATPVVEEGLIECGYGSWEGQPLKKLAKEPLWPVVQQHPSAAVFPEGEAMAAMAARAVAAVRSWDARITAEHGPEAVWLACSHGDVIKAIVADALGVHLDLFQRIVADPASVTAIRYTPLRPFLVRLNDTGGDLAGLVSPPRKRRRRATRAADSDAAVGGGAGAAR; encoded by the coding sequence GTGGTCACCGTGGCGACCCTTCTGCTTCTGCGACACGGCCGGACCACCGCGAACGCCGACGGCGGCCTCGCCGGCCGGCAGCCGGTGGAGCTGGACGACACCGGGCGGGCCCAGGCGGCGGCCGTTGGCGAGCGCCTCAAGGGGCTTCCGCTCGCCGCCGTGGTGACCAGCCCGCTGATCCGTTGCCGGCAGACCCTCGATCTCGCCCTGCCGCAGGCCACTCCGGTGGTGGAGGAGGGGCTGATCGAGTGCGGGTACGGCAGCTGGGAGGGGCAGCCGCTGAAGAAGCTGGCGAAGGAGCCGCTCTGGCCGGTGGTCCAGCAGCATCCCAGCGCGGCGGTCTTCCCCGAGGGGGAGGCGATGGCGGCGATGGCCGCGCGGGCGGTGGCGGCGGTTCGCTCGTGGGACGCCCGGATCACCGCCGAGCACGGTCCGGAGGCGGTCTGGCTGGCCTGCAGCCACGGGGACGTGATCAAGGCCATCGTGGCCGACGCGCTGGGCGTACACCTGGATCTGTTCCAGCGGATCGTGGCGGACCCGGCGTCGGTGACCGCGATCCGCTACACCCCCCTGCGCCCGTTCCTGGTCCGGCTCAACGACACCGGCGGTGATCTCGCGGGTCTGGTGTCGCCGCCGCGCAAGCGGCGCCGGCGGGCCACCCGGGCGGCGGACTCGGACGCGGCGGTCGGCGGTGGCGCGGGGGCGGCGCGGTGA
- a CDS encoding LLM class F420-dependent oxidoreductase: protein MRLGLSLGYQTAWSTPADHLALAQEADRLGYSVVWAAEAYGSDSPSMLAWMAGQTERIDVGAAVMQIPARTPAMTAMTAATIDALSGGRFRLGLGVSGPQVSEGWHGVRFAKPLARTREYVDIVKLAVARKEVAYDGEHYTLPLPDGPGKALRLGFHPPREHIPIYLAAVGPKNLELAGEIADGWLAVFYAPEFAEEQLASVRAGRAKVGKELAGFDVVPSVPVVVGDDVASCAELVRWYAALYVGGMGSRQQNFYNQLATRMGYGDAAREVQDLYLAKRQRDAAAAVPMEFIDRTSLLGPKERIAERMREYAAAGVTTLSVSLFVADRDSGVQTLRTVAEALELSGVGE, encoded by the coding sequence GTGCGACTCGGGCTCAGCCTCGGATACCAGACGGCGTGGAGTACGCCGGCAGACCACCTGGCTCTGGCGCAGGAGGCGGACCGACTCGGCTACTCGGTGGTGTGGGCGGCGGAGGCGTACGGCTCCGACTCGCCGAGCATGCTCGCCTGGATGGCCGGTCAGACCGAACGGATCGACGTGGGCGCCGCGGTGATGCAGATCCCCGCCCGTACCCCGGCGATGACCGCGATGACCGCGGCGACCATCGACGCCCTCTCCGGGGGCCGGTTCCGCCTCGGCCTGGGCGTCTCCGGGCCGCAGGTCTCCGAGGGCTGGCACGGCGTACGCTTCGCCAAGCCCCTCGCCCGGACCCGCGAGTACGTCGACATCGTCAAGCTCGCGGTGGCCCGCAAGGAGGTCGCGTACGACGGCGAGCACTACACCCTGCCGCTGCCCGACGGGCCCGGCAAGGCGCTGCGGCTGGGCTTCCACCCGCCACGCGAGCACATCCCGATCTACCTTGCCGCCGTCGGCCCGAAGAACCTCGAACTGGCCGGCGAGATCGCCGACGGCTGGCTGGCCGTCTTCTACGCCCCCGAGTTCGCCGAGGAGCAGCTCGCCTCGGTGCGTGCCGGCCGGGCCAAGGTCGGCAAGGAACTGGCCGGCTTCGACGTGGTCCCCTCGGTGCCGGTGGTCGTCGGCGACGACGTGGCGTCCTGCGCCGAGCTGGTCCGTTGGTACGCCGCGCTCTACGTCGGCGGGATGGGCAGCCGGCAGCAGAACTTCTACAACCAGCTCGCCACCCGGATGGGCTACGGCGACGCCGCCCGCGAGGTGCAGGACCTCTATCTGGCCAAGCGGCAGCGCGACGCCGCCGCCGCGGTGCCGATGGAGTTCATCGACCGCACCTCGCTGCTCGGCCCCAAGGAACGCATCGCCGAGCGGATGCGCGAGTACGCCGCCGCCGGGGTCACCACCCTGTCGGTGTCCCTGTTCGTGGCCGACCGGGACAGCGGTGTGCAGACGCTGCGTACCGTCGCCGAGGCGCTGGAGCTTTCCGGAGTCGGCGAGTGA
- a CDS encoding undecaprenyl-diphosphate phosphatase: MTWIEAIVLGIVQGLTEFLPVSSSGHLRITSAIFFGRDAGASFTAVTQLGTEAAVLIYFFKDIWRIVRTWCLGLVDKSVRSSLDYRMGWYVIVGTIPIGILGLLFKDQIRTAGRNLYLISFTLIFFALVLAFAEYWGRQTRTLENFRMRDGVAMGLGQAMALIPGVSRSGGTLTVGLFLNLTRETAARYSFLLAIPAVVISGVFSIPDVFEPSAPGTAAPSVAQMIVATAIAFGIGYAAIAWLLRYVAHHTLYLFVLYRVALGTLVLCLLLTGTISAT; this comes from the coding sequence GTGACCTGGATCGAGGCCATCGTCCTGGGCATCGTCCAGGGGCTCACCGAGTTCCTTCCGGTCTCCTCCTCGGGGCACCTGCGGATCACCTCGGCCATCTTCTTCGGCCGCGACGCCGGTGCGTCGTTCACCGCGGTGACGCAGCTCGGCACCGAGGCGGCCGTGCTGATCTACTTCTTCAAGGACATCTGGCGGATCGTCCGTACCTGGTGCCTGGGGTTGGTCGACAAGTCGGTCCGGTCGAGCCTCGACTACCGGATGGGCTGGTACGTCATCGTCGGCACCATCCCGATCGGCATCCTCGGGCTGCTGTTCAAGGACCAGATCCGCACTGCCGGCCGGAACCTGTACCTGATCTCCTTCACGCTGATCTTCTTCGCCCTGGTGCTGGCCTTCGCCGAGTACTGGGGCCGGCAGACCCGCACGCTGGAGAACTTCCGGATGCGCGACGGCGTGGCGATGGGTCTGGGCCAGGCGATGGCACTCATCCCGGGCGTCTCCCGGTCCGGCGGCACGCTGACGGTCGGCCTGTTCCTCAACCTCACCCGGGAGACCGCGGCCCGCTACTCGTTCCTGCTGGCCATCCCGGCCGTGGTCATCTCCGGGGTGTTCAGCATCCCGGACGTCTTCGAACCGTCCGCCCCGGGCACGGCCGCGCCGAGCGTCGCGCAGATGATCGTCGCGACCGCGATCGCCTTCGGCATCGGGTACGCGGCGATCGCCTGGCTGCTCAGGTACGTCGCCCACCACACCCTGTACCTGTTCGTGCTCTACCGGGTGGCGCTCGGAACCCTGGTCCTGTGCCTGCTGCTGACGGGAACCATCAGCGCCACCTGA
- a CDS encoding SCO1664 family protein produces the protein MTSSELRPRQDERASLRLLHDGELELEGRLVDASNTTLRGIVTLDGVSARCVYKPVRGERPLWDFPDGTLAGREVAAYLVSRASGWDLVPPTVLRDGPFGPGSCQLWIDELEDAEPLVGFVPADALPPRWFPVAAARDDDGAAYALAHADDPRLARLALLDAVINNADRKGGHVLVGPDDRIYGVDHGVSFHVEEKLRTVLWGWAGRQLPPDAVEMLDGLVDQVTGELGEELAEHLTISEVAELAARCERLRDAGTFPLPPEDWPAIPWPPM, from the coding sequence GTGACGTCGTCGGAACTCCGACCCCGGCAGGACGAGCGCGCCTCGTTGCGGCTGCTGCACGACGGTGAGCTGGAGCTGGAGGGTCGGCTGGTCGACGCCTCCAACACCACCCTGCGTGGCATCGTCACCCTCGACGGGGTGAGCGCCCGCTGCGTCTACAAGCCGGTGCGCGGCGAGCGCCCGCTCTGGGACTTCCCCGACGGCACTCTCGCCGGCCGGGAGGTCGCGGCATACCTCGTCTCCCGGGCCAGCGGCTGGGACCTCGTCCCGCCGACCGTGCTGCGGGACGGCCCGTTCGGCCCCGGCTCCTGCCAGCTGTGGATCGACGAGCTGGAGGACGCCGAGCCGCTGGTCGGCTTCGTCCCGGCGGACGCGCTGCCGCCACGCTGGTTCCCGGTCGCGGCGGCCCGGGACGACGACGGCGCCGCGTACGCGCTGGCGCACGCCGACGATCCGCGGCTGGCCCGTCTCGCGCTGCTCGACGCGGTGATCAACAACGCCGACCGCAAGGGCGGCCACGTGCTGGTCGGCCCGGACGACCGGATCTACGGCGTGGACCACGGGGTGAGCTTCCACGTCGAGGAGAAGCTGCGGACGGTGCTCTGGGGCTGGGCCGGCCGGCAGCTGCCGCCCGACGCGGTGGAGATGCTCGACGGCCTGGTCGACCAGGTCACCGGTGAGCTCGGCGAGGAGCTGGCCGAGCACCTCACCATCTCCGAGGTGGCCGAGCTGGCCGCCCGATGTGAACGGTTGCGCGACGCCGGCACCTTCCCGCTGCCCCCGGAGGACTGGCCGGCGATTCCGTGGCCCCCGATGTGA
- a CDS encoding DUF3090 domain-containing protein: protein MTHQVHAFEPPERFVAGTVGPPGERTFFLQARGGGRLVSVALEKVQVSLLAEKLEELLVEAQRRFGVDLPEAPAAPVVGDNDPLDTPVDEEFRVGTLGLAFDVDTATVVIEAIAAGEAETEVELGDDDEDDDDDDEVEELNDDLDRLRVRLTPEATREFIARARRVVNAGRPPCPLCGQPLDPAGHLCPRHNGYHR from the coding sequence ATGACCCACCAGGTGCACGCCTTCGAGCCGCCGGAGCGGTTCGTCGCCGGGACCGTCGGGCCGCCGGGGGAGCGCACGTTCTTCCTCCAGGCGCGCGGCGGCGGCCGGCTGGTCAGCGTCGCGCTGGAGAAGGTGCAGGTGTCGCTGCTCGCCGAGAAGCTCGAGGAGCTGCTCGTCGAGGCGCAGCGCCGGTTCGGCGTCGACCTGCCCGAGGCGCCCGCGGCCCCCGTCGTCGGCGACAACGACCCGCTCGACACCCCCGTCGACGAGGAGTTCCGCGTCGGCACCCTCGGCCTGGCCTTCGACGTCGACACCGCCACCGTGGTGATCGAGGCGATCGCGGCCGGCGAGGCCGAGACCGAGGTCGAGCTCGGTGACGACGACGAGGACGACGACGATGACGACGAGGTCGAGGAGCTGAACGACGACCTCGACCGGCTGCGGGTGCGGCTGACCCCGGAGGCCACCCGCGAGTTCATCGCCCGGGCCCGCCGGGTGGTCAACGCCGGTCGCCCGCCCTGCCCGCTCTGCGGCCAGCCGCTGGATCCCGCCGGGCACCTCTGCCCGCGGCACAACGGTTACCACCGGTGA
- a CDS encoding DUF5703 family protein: MDYEYAPLRLPPNVDRVTAAVQLAIQAEFSGWELARVQLFRDGTRQVMLRRRRVNKLEPGLSY; this comes from the coding sequence ATGGACTACGAATACGCGCCGCTGCGGTTGCCGCCGAACGTCGACCGGGTGACCGCCGCGGTGCAGCTGGCGATCCAGGCGGAGTTCTCCGGCTGGGAGTTGGCCCGGGTCCAGCTGTTCCGGGACGGGACGCGGCAGGTGATGCTGCGCCGGCGCCGGGTCAACAAGCTGGAGCCGGGCCTGTCGTACTAG
- a CDS encoding LysR family transcriptional regulator → MNLELRHLRVVCAIAETGSVTKAASMLGLAQPALTAQLQRIERTLGGALFERDRRGARPTALGELVLARARVLLPAMKGLQDEAARLAGAGATPTRYRFGGVNSPILGRLVHRLGGEQPQAQISTYASWSVDELAQLTAGGRLDFALVGACGDTTPSAEFGLRWREVAVDPVLVMLPRTHPLAGRAEVPLVELRRERWVAAPGDGCFGDCFAAACARAGFTPRKVYETDVRGCVDLVEAGEAVALCQATFRPPAELVTRRLAGVPLRWRLLLGWHPDSPAARHAGAVLEAAVAAYTDSLAAHPGYLTWLLGNPDFGVRRAGADPVAGGGGVRTGR, encoded by the coding sequence ATGAATCTGGAGCTGCGACACCTGCGGGTGGTCTGCGCGATCGCCGAGACGGGGAGCGTGACCAAGGCGGCCTCGATGCTCGGTCTGGCGCAGCCGGCGCTGACCGCTCAGCTCCAGCGGATCGAGCGGACGCTGGGCGGTGCGCTGTTCGAACGGGACCGCCGGGGCGCCCGGCCGACCGCCCTGGGTGAGCTGGTGCTGGCCCGGGCGCGGGTGCTGCTGCCGGCGATGAAGGGCCTGCAGGACGAGGCGGCGCGGCTGGCCGGCGCGGGCGCCACCCCCACCCGGTACCGCTTCGGCGGGGTGAACAGCCCGATCCTGGGCCGGCTGGTGCACCGGCTCGGCGGGGAGCAGCCGCAGGCCCAGATCAGCACGTACGCCTCCTGGTCGGTGGACGAGCTGGCGCAGCTGACCGCCGGCGGCCGGCTGGACTTCGCGCTGGTCGGCGCGTGCGGGGACACCACCCCGTCGGCCGAGTTCGGGCTGCGCTGGCGGGAGGTGGCGGTGGACCCGGTGCTGGTGATGCTGCCGCGGACCCATCCGCTGGCCGGCCGCGCCGAGGTGCCGCTGGTGGAGCTGCGCCGGGAACGGTGGGTGGCGGCGCCGGGCGACGGCTGCTTCGGCGACTGCTTCGCCGCCGCCTGCGCCCGCGCCGGCTTCACCCCGCGCAAGGTGTACGAGACCGACGTGCGTGGCTGCGTCGACCTGGTGGAGGCGGGCGAGGCGGTGGCGTTGTGCCAGGCCACCTTCCGGCCCCCGGCGGAGCTGGTGACCCGCCGGCTGGCCGGGGTGCCGTTGCGGTGGCGGCTGCTGCTGGGCTGGCACCCCGACTCGCCGGCCGCCCGGCACGCGGGGGCGGTGCTGGAGGCGGCGGTGGCGGCGTACACCGACTCGCTGGCCGCGCATCCCGGCTATCTGACCTGGTTGCTGGGCAACCCCGACTTCGGGGTACGCCGGGCCGGGGCGGATCCGGTGGCCGGGGGCGGTGGGGTGCGAACCGGGCGATGA
- a CDS encoding DUF3140 domain-containing protein, whose product MVRETRLDPEVEVIWEDFHAEVNVPSEQLRQWLLTRGSGEEAFGPDPTMDLPEPGRQILHVLSKRKVDLTPADVEVMRAAIDRIRELTAEKPRRGNADDEWRHALLDLGHDVLVER is encoded by the coding sequence ATGGTACGCGAGACGCGGCTCGACCCCGAGGTCGAGGTCATCTGGGAGGACTTCCACGCCGAGGTCAACGTCCCCTCCGAACAGCTGCGGCAGTGGCTGCTCACCCGTGGCTCCGGTGAGGAGGCGTTCGGCCCGGACCCGACGATGGACCTGCCCGAGCCCGGCCGGCAGATCCTGCACGTGCTGAGCAAGCGCAAGGTGGACCTCACCCCGGCCGACGTCGAGGTGATGCGGGCGGCGATCGACCGGATCCGGGAGCTGACCGCGGAGAAGCCCCGCCGGGGCAACGCCGACGACGAGTGGCGGCACGCGCTGCTCGACCTGGGCCACGACGTCCTCGTGGAACGCTGA
- a CDS encoding M20/M25/M40 family metallo-hydrolase, with translation MTSDAASARPDPTDEVVDLCRDLLRIDTTNTGDNATSAGERRAAEYVAEKLAEVGVESRLVESAPGRANLVARIPGADPGRDALLVHGHLDVVPADADEWSVHPFSGEIRDGYLWGRGAIDMKDFDAMMLAVVRHWQRTGVRPPRDIVLAYTADEEAGSDYGARFLVERHPDLFDGCTEAIGEVGGFSYSVNDTTRLYLIETAEKGLDWLRLHAKGRPGHGSFIHDDNAVTALAEAVARVGRHRFPVTVTDTVRAFLAEVSDVLGVELDPEDPETAIAKLGPIANIIGATIRSTANPTRLQAGYKDNVIPGRASATIDCRSLPGQSEMLERQLRELVGPDIDIEYVQRQPAWETTFDGDLVAAMSAALRAEDPGARPVPYMLSGGTDAKAFAQLGIRCFGFAPLRLPADLNFSALFHGIDERVPVDGLQFGVRVLDRFLRSC, from the coding sequence ATGACGAGCGACGCCGCCTCCGCCCGACCGGACCCCACCGACGAGGTCGTCGACCTCTGCCGCGACCTGCTGCGCATCGACACCACCAACACCGGGGACAACGCCACCAGCGCCGGGGAACGCCGGGCCGCCGAGTACGTCGCCGAGAAGCTCGCCGAGGTCGGCGTCGAGTCGCGGCTGGTCGAGTCCGCGCCCGGCCGGGCCAACCTGGTCGCCCGCATCCCTGGCGCCGACCCGGGCCGGGACGCCCTGCTGGTGCATGGCCACCTCGACGTGGTGCCCGCCGACGCCGACGAGTGGTCGGTGCACCCGTTCTCCGGTGAGATCCGCGACGGCTACCTGTGGGGCCGCGGCGCGATCGACATGAAGGACTTCGACGCGATGATGCTCGCCGTGGTCCGCCACTGGCAGCGCACCGGCGTCCGCCCGCCGCGCGACATCGTGCTGGCGTACACCGCCGACGAGGAGGCCGGCAGCGACTACGGCGCCCGCTTCCTGGTGGAGCGGCACCCGGACCTCTTCGACGGCTGCACCGAGGCGATCGGCGAGGTCGGCGGCTTCTCCTACTCGGTGAACGACACCACCCGGCTCTATCTCATCGAGACCGCCGAGAAGGGACTGGACTGGCTGCGGCTGCACGCCAAGGGCCGGCCCGGGCACGGCTCGTTCATCCACGACGACAACGCGGTCACGGCGCTGGCCGAGGCGGTCGCCCGGGTCGGCCGGCACCGCTTCCCGGTGACCGTCACCGACACCGTGCGGGCGTTCCTGGCGGAGGTCTCCGACGTCCTCGGCGTCGAGCTGGACCCGGAGGACCCGGAGACCGCGATCGCCAAGCTCGGCCCGATCGCCAACATCATCGGCGCCACCATCCGCAGCACCGCCAACCCGACCCGGCTGCAGGCCGGCTACAAGGACAACGTCATCCCCGGTCGGGCCAGCGCCACCATCGACTGCCGCAGCCTGCCCGGGCAGTCGGAGATGCTGGAGCGGCAGCTGCGCGAGCTGGTCGGCCCGGACATCGACATCGAGTACGTCCAGCGCCAGCCCGCCTGGGAGACCACGTTCGACGGTGACCTGGTCGCCGCCATGTCGGCGGCGCTGCGCGCCGAGGACCCGGGCGCCCGGCCGGTGCCGTACATGCTCTCCGGCGGCACCGACGCCAAGGCGTTCGCGCAGTTGGGCATCCGCTGCTTCGGGTTCGCGCCGCTGCGGCTGCCCGCCGACCTCAATTTCTCCGCCCTGTTCCACGGCATCGATGAGCGGGTCCCGGTGGACGGGCTACAGTTCGGCGTGCGGGTTCTCGACCGGTTCCTCCGCAGCTGCTGA